In Dermacentor silvarum isolate Dsil-2018 chromosome 10, BIME_Dsil_1.4, whole genome shotgun sequence, the genomic stretch TCAGTCACACTATAATTACGTAACTATTCtgtactacccccccccccctatgtaaaaCCCTCTTTGAGGGCCCTTAAGTGTATTTTGAATAAAATACACATATATCCGGTCGAGCTGCCTCTTTCCAATCAAATCAATCTATCTACACctcttcttgtggagaatcaaggtagctgtgcagTCTGTGTAGGTATTTGCCAAGGTctgcaagtgtttttttttattacgcaatgcctctgacCTACTTTGCTGTATTCAATTGAATGCTTTTTTACAAGCGTAATGGTTAGGTTTTTTGCATCCGTGTCGTACTTCTCTATGCCATACACGTTTCACCACCATTCTTCTCTCGAGAAGCGCTATATATCGCGTCTTCGTCTTTCAGACGTCGTCCCACCTGAGTTTCACATTTCGCAGTTGCTCGATTGGTATTTACAGTGCAGTATCGCTCGTCACTAATGTAGTTCATAAATATAAACATTGAATGAGATTTCACGTTGCCtacaataaaaaaagtcgcagtttcgcctgaacgGCAAAGCAGCGACTGCGTTAGCAAACtagtagacatctatacgaagtaacgatagtagcAGTATACGTGTTAACTTATGAACATTCGATTACTAagttagcaagcatggtgtcacgggtacacaagtaaacatgaacacctctCACTCGATGGCCGTGGAAACaagctgtcaaaacactggagtgaggaaacgcggcatCAGCAACGAGCGACCTGACCGCCGTGCTGTatttcgcttcaacgcaaaccaaGCGGCGAAAACAAAGCGCAAACGAAGCTACCAACACTCggcgcactttgcccacatcgcagagcgctttcaagatagggcctgtgCAGCCGCGCAATACACAGCAGCCGCCGAAGTAGAAcgtccccccccctctcccccgtTTTTCCCCTCTACTCGGGGCGCTTCGACCCCGCACGACGCGCTTCGACCCCGCTTTCGTgccgcgagattgagccgccaccGTCGGCTCACCcacgcacgctttcgctcgcgcatacagcatacggcgtgcgacAACCATGGTATctcacttggactttatacggtacatctcggtgacgacgacggcagcaatgcacctggagtgcccatataattgctatcgcaataagtaCCGTTGTACGCATTGCATTTAGTTGTATACGTAGTAATGTTAACCCGTTTTAGAGCTTCCCCATAAAGTAACATAGTAAACGACGACAAGAGCGCTCACTCGAGCCGTTTCGTGGCCGAGCTATCGGAGATTCGTTGATTTCGCTAGGTGGCAGAGCACATCAAGACAATTTGAGTGCGGCTGTGGCCCTGGCTAGTAGCTTGACACGCGGCAATACCAAGCACGTGCCAAGCCAAGTCAGGCTACACTGTAGTCAGGCCGCGTCGCCCCGTCGCCGGGCTCGCGGCGTTGTTATTCTACAAAATGCACCCGGGGATCGTTGTTGGGTTCATCTGCCCGCGTGTGACATGACTGCTTCGTCGCCGTTTCATGGTAAGGCCTCAGGAAGTTTCTTTGCACGTTATTAAACACTGATCTTCGTACTTCGTTGTGTCACCGTTAGCCGCATGAACGAGTGACAGAGGGGGGTATGGCGGCCTTGTAGCCATGAACAGCTGCGGCCCATTTGTAACGCTGAACTTTCGTAGCAATGACTGGTGATGCCAGTGATAACAGCGATGCGGCAGAGTCAGAACTGCGAGGCACGTCCGAAACAATGAGGAAGTTCTAAAATAAAGCAAAACAAAATGGTTCGTTAAGAAACTCGGCCTATGACCACATGCCGTTCGGTGCAGAGggttttatgtttatttattcaaGAAGGTTGCGCGTAGTGGCTTGTGAAGAAGTATGGTGCGCCAGTTTTGCCAAAGAAATATGACTATTTCTAAAACCATACATGTTCAATATTTGcagggctgcgattttgtagccatgccttatgacttattctatactagtcttaccatccaccgctcacggccggctgatcccgtcgataacgcgagcggaccgtcgcgctgaccactgacaaagcgcgataagcgcgaaaaggcattattaccggaaaggcatcgctacaaaataccggcccagtatgGCAATATTGCGCGCTCTCTCAACTTCTGTATCAGACTATGTGTGCTCGCGAGCGTTGTTAGCTGTTCTGCATTGGGCTGAAGATACGTGTTTTCATCTTATAATTGTGCATGGAATATTTAGCGTAGAAAGTTTCTTGTTCCTTAGCATTGGTAACAGCGCTTCCTTGACAGCCATTCTTTTTCATTACTTATATTATTATCATAGACAGTCGCTGTGTTAGATCAGAAAACATATACATTACACCGAGGAACGTAGCATCTCTATTCAAAAGCTTTCAAGGCTCCAGTATTGCTTACCCTCGGCATCTGTCATTCTACGTATTGCAAGTATCTCCACTATTCCTTCCTCAAAATACACTCTACAGTCAAAAGACATCATGCATATCCAAAGCCAAATTTCCAAGGATCAGAAGACGATTGCAAGGCCTACAAAACAGCAGGGGGAAAACCCCAACACAGTCGAAGTGCTTAATTGGCTGAGATGCCAAAATCCTAATGAGGAACTCAATGGATTACACATTCAAGATGATGAAGTCGGTACGTGCCCAACTGTTGATGTAGCCATTTTTGGCACGCAACCACATAATTTTGCTACCTAAGTTCAACCTCATTCGTAAAAGTGCAAGAAAAACACTGTcaacccttccactggggtggagatggaagatcagcgaagctgtactatggtgggaattatgtatttccaattataacTATTAATAtctgatggtgtaattggttatttgaactaataaagaatgagaaatatatattatccggtgattttcatttatttagtcaccacagggaccatggctacggtacaccgccataaggtgtacggaaaaggttggcacgttctttatAAACACATCACAAACGccggcgcgcgttcggtgcgagcgcggcaaaacgccgccaccgccgacaacagttgtgcgcgttgtttgtgtgaccgcacacaaccgctttcaaaaacgctggctacgtgacggaacggctaaatgcCGTTGTCGCAACAGTACTCCGACCCACGGGAATcctggggggtattctgtaagagtccacctagtggacatgccaTTTTGGCCTAACGTCAGCAGAGCGCGTTTGGTTGTTCGAAACATCGACGATTGCTGACGTCATTAGAAGAGCATGCGCACTTGGTCAAAAATACACTGGGAGACCTCGCACACGAACACGGCACTTAGTGCACCCTAGAAGTCAGCGGTGTAATTGTAAACCGAATAACATGTTCTTGAGCCGTTTGTGGCTAGTTTCGTAGGTGATTTATTGAATGAACATCTGAAACAAGCTTGCTTAGGTGACTTAACAAAGCAATGCGTGTAACATGTTTACTTGCACAAACTTCAGACACTATAGCGCGGCTTTTTAATTCTTTTGCGGTATTGTAACGGCTGCAATTGTAAGCGTGTCACCGGGGGGCCACGTTACCGGACTGAACGGCAAAATGGCAGCATCCGCGCTTGTTTGAAACACCTGACCAAAAAATCGTCGGTGACCGAGCATCGACAATCTCCGTAAACTGGCGGTCACAGCAATCCATGATGATAGTTGTTGTCTTGGTGCATTCTCCGACACTAGTGTTGGAACTGAAACGCACAATGACAACATCGACACATGCAATGAACAGCTGACGCAGGGTCGTTAGCTAGCGAGCATGGATTATTTCCGTAAACTGACGGTCGCAGTATGTCATAGTTGCCGTCTCGGTGCATTCTCCGCAGTACTTAGTGTTGAAACTGTCACCTGTCCTATTGTCTTGCGTAACAAAGCGAGAAGGAGGGGCGTAATCAGATTTTGTAAAGAGAACCTGTAGGCAGTGAATGATGCTAGACCGCCACTTGTAATCACAAATCAAGGCCTTACAGGCATTGCTGTACTGCATTACAAAATATTGTTGACTTTCAGTAACTTTTGTGACCTGTGTTAGCCACTGTCAAGCTTAACAATTTGCTTTTCATAAACGCAGAGCGACTCGCACCAGCCTGGGCCATCATCGGTAGACAGGAGCAGCAACTCTTGTGCGTCCACTGCAGGAGCCGCAAGTGGTGTGAGCCGTAAGTCTGCTGTTTATTACGTAATTGTGACCGAACACGCGAAAAATGTGTTCGTGTAATCCCAATATAGCTGTAATAGTAAAATAGATGCTAATAGCACTGTCCACACTAGATGAAATGCACCTTGCAGTACTTTATACACACGAGAAATAAACATGTTGAATAAAAAATGGACACCACACAGAGAAGATGTACTCGAGAGAGGTTCTACTACCAACTGATTTTATTGCTGCTTGGTCAGCCCCAGTTCATGCACAAGGGCACAGCAAGAAAAAACAAATTTGCACAAAAACCCTGTAGATCACCAACTAAGGCAATGTGACGTTTCTTGTGTGGTATACATGTTGACATCTGTTGAGCTGGCAAGAAACATATGTGTCACGACACATCTTAGCAAGGTTAAGGTATTATAATGTGTACTGTAAAGGCACAGTAAATGTGTACTGGTTAAAAGTTGTATGATAGAAAAAAGTAAGCTTCATAGCGGCGATGAGATGAAGAGAGTATACAAAAATTCTTTTTTACCAACTCAGAACACATTAGATTAAATGTGAAGCCTTACAATAAAAAAGTCAATCCTTACAATAAGGGAAGAAGTTAAAAATATAATGCAAATTTTTAAGAGTACAAACTTCACGTTAGCGCACAATTTAATTATTCTTTTTAGCTGCAGTGACACTGATGTCAACGTGTTAGAGTTTTGTGTACTTTGTTCTTTATGTGGTTCAATTTCATGTCATTGTCCAATATAAGGATACCCGAGAGCTAAAGATGATTCGTGACAGGTCGTACAGAACATGTGAACAACGTGAAGTACCTACTTCCGAAGAATATTGCAGGGATGTTCAAGCATAGTGCAGTTTTTGCTCAGGAGTGAAGCATCATAATTGGCTGTCACGTTGGAGGATATGCCATTGATGTTGAACAATTAGCCCGACACTGAAATCACTATAAGGGAGCAAGCAATGTAGTACTAAATATTGGAATTAACTTTTTTGCATGTAGCGAATTACTGGATTACATGTTCATGGCACCATAATATGCTGGCGGTAAACATATACTTACTATGCTCAAAAAGGTGTTGCAGTGCGCCTTTAACGTGGAATGCTTAGCACGAAATGCATTCCGTAGCCTAAAGCAAGTGATTATTTGAAAATAAGAATAGTGCATGAGACATGAACAAACGAATAAAAACACACACATTTTACATCTGCATACTGTTGTTTGTCCCCGTCTTCCGCTCTGTTCTTATCTTAACATGACATACCAACATAACCGAGTGATCGCCCTTCACATCAAGTGATTAGATGTGAAAGACACGTGAAGTTGATTTGTCCAAAGGTGGCACATTGATTAATAGGAAAACCGAAGGTGTACTAGGAATATTTATTTCGATAGCACTGCAAGCTAGTGTAACTTTCCACAAACACTACATACACAGGCATACAAACATTCCTGAGAAAAAGGTCTGTCAGCATGGCGTGCTGTACATTTTCAGCACATATATTGTTATCATTTTCATGAAACTGCAAGAACTGTAGCTTATGTGAAAATACATATGATGCACGTCATTGCGCTTTAATATCGTAATTTTGCACCAAGGCAACCAATTGTTAATCTGCTTGTTTTACGTATTCTTGGGGATTAAACTATGAGACAGGTCTTCTGTAACCTCCCATTGCAACCTCGTCACTACGTGCTTTGGTGAAAGTCTAATCGTTCACATTGCCAAAGCAGTTACAAATTTTCAGCTACAGGCAGGCAACGCTTTCTCAACAAATCCAGCCTGCTTCAATATGAATATGTGGTGTAAAGAACCTACGGTGGTGTAAAATGCAGTTTCATGAGGGCTGTGAGTAACGCCTGTAACAGTGCTGTCAATTTTTGGGTATGTTGTAATTTATGTGTGCACTTCAGATGCATGCTTTACATTACAGCTACTCTCACCCAAGGAGCACAACATTAAGCTTTAAATTTTAATGGTAGTGGTCAAAAGTCAAACAAGCTGAACAAGTACTTTATTTTATGCATAGCATGCTACAGAATCGAAACGGTACCAGTCTTGTACGTAATCACTGCGGCTGGTATTTGTATGGCTCAGGTAGCCTGCGTTTTTAGTAATATGGCATGTCTTGAACGCAGAACTTGTGCAGAAATTTGTTACGTTCAGCATAACAGTTGTTATTGTGAAAACCATTTTGAATGTGTACAGCGCAACTAGTGGGTATACAAACCTTAGGCATGCTAGCTGGCCACAGATAGTTAACAAGAATCACTCAAGCATTGAATGAAGGCGTCAACTATAACACACGTTTAACGTACGCAACAAGGTGAGTAGTCATTGTGCGATTAAAAGAATAGTACACCAACTTTCAATCATTCAATTATGCAGCAACTCGTTAACAAAGTTTGCCTATGCATGTAGCTAGGAATGTGTTCCAGGGCACAAATGTCACCTGTTTTAACCGGTAGGGCTTGATATGAAAAATTAGGTTAGACAACTCCCAGAAAGGCAAAAGGAGTGAAAATCTCATGAATGTAATATTATAGACATATTGACGAAAAAACCATTACACACATTTGAACAAGACAAATATCATTTACTCAACACATACGTTTGTGTAGTCTAGCCATATTATTACTTTCAtgactgtcacagaccccggtgaacgaggcgcagacgccggactaaattccaaagccgacttatcagcttccgaaagtaatcccacgaaagcaaggacaattaagagtgggccctctggtgcgccagcaaacgccggttgctgtccaaagaccgagtcagagcccagagttgtcaaaacacaacaaaatatattcttcacacaaggcagttacacatacacttgcacacttaagctagacacaacacaatacaaatcagatgggtattaacaaacacaagaaaataacgacaagcacaagagtccaacacgtaaagtacaaaataaataggaacactaagtgtccaatcgtattcaccgtgctggttggtcttggagtcagacgatctcggcgtaacttgggggcaaatctcgaagaaggaacttcttccggaaatgcagacgctcgatgaattcgtcgactagcttgccggggaatccccttcttccgcagacgctcggtcttcactttacatcacttcaccggtgcggactgaactcctgaattcctggattcctcactggactcctggattcctaactgacaatgctcgcacggcgtttatatagccgtcgacggtccttctcgaacattcgatcggagttgtgattccgtagcatggccaaagcttgggaagcttctactcttttctcgtaccttcgaccgctgctgtcggaaccttctcgagggggggggggggggggtgatgactcatgctgttggcccgcgcgctcacgctgtagttatctctctcgactcgccgggtgagaaggtgtctcggcgcgcgcgtgtcctctctctctctctccggttaacgttcctccgtcgagtctcttccaggttccagacgtttcggcgccgttgttagcgttgttgcttgaggcgtatgcgctctccccctctgttgaagttgccgcggggccggcgtgttcttttgctggcttgtgtgacactcagcgcgcgcttggattacgcgctcttttgtgacaatgaCCTCATATAAAGTGGTTTTTGGCAGAGCACTTGTGCGTGATGTTTGCCTCTATGAGTTATATTGAAAGTAATTATTAAAATAGAATGAGAAATTTCCAAGTACATGCACTTTACATGCTATGCTGGACTGTTGGGAAGTGGGATGCTGTGGGCTCTGTGGGAAATGTATatatgaggtgtgttcaaaaagaaaccaaattTTTGCATAACACCTTATGCAAAACACCTTATGCAGCTTGTGGTACaccattttaagtgctgtccccttcaaagtagtcccctctactggcaatgcactcttcccatcttttcttccatttttggaaagcttcCTGGAAcacactttctggaatggcgtgCAGGTCTCTTGTTCACTAATTAGCTGCGCACAAAGAGCGACACGTGggccggggcattgtcatgatgcaacatccaagcgtGATTTTCACACAATTCAGGCATCTTACTGCGCTAAGGATCTCTgacgtgctaggattccctggtaaacttctctgtttaccatctgaccatgtggcacaaatttaTGGTGGACAATGCCTCAGCAGTCTAAAAACagaaccaacatcaccttcacgTTCGACCGACTATTACGTGTTTTTGTTTCGgcgagaacctttggccacccactacAATGaatgcactttcgtttcaacatcatagccataaacccatgtctcatcgcctgtcaTGATGTtattaagaaagttttcatcgttaTTGGCAGcagcgagcagttcctggctgatttcagcACGGGTCTGCTTCTGTGTGGCAGTCAataaacgcggcacgaattttgcattgacacgacgcatcccaagtttgtcactcaaaatttcatcacatgatcctacgctgataccaacttcgtcagcgacttcacGAACAGTCAaccgacgatttccacgaatcacagttcgaactctcatgacgtggtcatcatctgtggatatcgaaggtcgtccaggcttgagATCGTCACCGACAGTCATTTGTCCGTCTTCAAAACGCTCGAACCAATCATAGCgatgcgtgcgactcatacagtcctccccgtgtACTTGGCTAAGCAACTGGCATGTACCTGGGAGTATTCCCTAGTTTgtagaacttcacacacacacgacGTTCTTCCAATTcattcattgtcactttggcaccgttctgaagaacagcttgttcatgtgctcaaaTCCCTGGCTTCAGCTCGCCAACTAATGGCCAGAGCGAAACGCaacaaatggcagtttgttgtctaaaccagccgctacatgcgctcagtagctgCAGCGCGGTCCCTCTACTGGTTGGTGCTCTATTTGAAAAGTTCGGTTTTCCTTTTTAATATATTTCAGGCACAGCAGAAATATTACACTTACCATACATGAAATGACGTACTGCATTAAAAACACGGTTGTAAAAGTAACGTCAATTTCTAATTTCGTTACCTTGCGGGACTCCTCCAACATTTTCTCCGACACCCCGTTGCTGAATTATTGAAAGGTCACTGATTTGCATCTAAGTGAGAATACGAAGTATTCCTGCTTTCAGTGATCAATGCGCATTATTTGGTGCACCAATTCAGCTATGAACGATATGGGCAGTCAAGTACAATATCAAACCTGGTGCAGGTAAAGACTTGTATTACGTTTTCTTATTGGTGCCATAAATGCTGTGTTCTTCCTGAAATAGTAATGTTATATTTCAATAGTCGTGGCACTCACAAGCTAATGTGCTTCGCAAATTTTGCAGTACCTCCAAGAGCTACACCGATGAAAAGTAGCCTGCTTCAACAAGCCGTTTCCGACACGGCAAAGCGACTAAGCATTGCGGCAGCAAGCAACGGGGTGTCGGAGAAAATGTTGGAGGAGTCCCGCAAGGTAAGATGATGGTGCTGCTGGAGGGCATACATTTAATTAGACCCGACGAAAGTAA encodes the following:
- the LOC119466247 gene encoding uncharacterized protein LOC119466247 codes for the protein MSDSHQPGPSSVDRSSNSCASTAGAASGVSLPPRATPMKSSLLQQAVSDTAKRLSIAAASNGVSEKMLEESRKHTAELRAIKDEVSRLADAMQRQTEAFERQLKPVTYLVMLLASLISKSFPQD